In one window of Rathayibacter caricis DSM 15933 DNA:
- a CDS encoding O-acetylhomoserine aminocarboxypropyltransferase/cysteine synthase family protein, translated as MSERTHDWGFSTRQLHEGAAEDALHARRTPIYLTAGFSFDSFDEARDRFAGADGYTYTRVGNPTTDAVERRLAALEGGAEALLVGSGQAAVSVALLALASAGDHVVAAASLYEGTRNLLLENLARLGITTTFVEDADDPLAWEDAITPRTRVVLVESIPNPRNDVVDLRLVADVAHRAGVPLVVDNTFATPYLLRPIEHGADVVVHSASKFLAGHGAVIAGAIVDAGRFDWSARSGAFPHLAATSAAPGRAFLAYARDVVAGRMGPTVSPLTAFLLEQGLETLSLRVRHQSRSALVVARWLEGRPEIESVDYSGLASSPSHALAQRYLPRGQGSVFSFTLRGGAEAARRFTDALALFTRMTHLGDVRSLVLHPASTTHTGRTEAERAAAGIGPGLLRLSIGIEDVEDLLADLETGLLASASPLVLAAAS; from the coding sequence ATGAGCGAGCGGACGCACGACTGGGGGTTCTCGACCCGCCAGCTGCACGAGGGGGCGGCAGAGGACGCGCTGCACGCCAGGCGCACCCCGATCTACCTCACCGCCGGCTTCAGCTTCGACTCGTTCGACGAGGCGCGCGACCGGTTCGCGGGAGCGGACGGATACACCTACACCCGCGTCGGCAACCCGACGACCGATGCGGTCGAGCGCCGTCTCGCCGCGCTCGAGGGCGGTGCGGAGGCGCTCCTCGTCGGCAGCGGGCAGGCCGCGGTCTCGGTCGCCCTCCTCGCCCTCGCCTCGGCCGGCGACCACGTCGTGGCCGCCGCAAGCCTCTACGAGGGCACCAGGAACCTCCTGCTCGAGAACCTCGCGCGCCTGGGCATCACGACCACCTTCGTCGAGGACGCCGACGATCCGCTCGCGTGGGAGGACGCCATCACTCCGCGGACCCGGGTCGTCCTCGTCGAGTCGATCCCCAACCCGCGGAACGACGTCGTCGACCTCCGCCTCGTGGCCGATGTCGCGCACCGCGCGGGCGTCCCGCTCGTCGTGGACAACACGTTCGCGACCCCGTACCTCCTGCGCCCGATCGAGCACGGCGCCGACGTCGTCGTCCACTCGGCCAGCAAGTTCCTGGCGGGGCACGGCGCCGTCATCGCGGGAGCGATCGTCGACGCCGGTCGGTTCGACTGGAGCGCCCGGTCCGGCGCGTTCCCGCACCTCGCGGCGACGTCGGCCGCTCCCGGCCGGGCCTTCCTCGCCTACGCCAGGGACGTGGTCGCCGGCCGCATGGGCCCGACCGTCTCCCCGCTGACGGCGTTCCTGCTCGAGCAGGGACTCGAGACGCTCTCGCTCCGCGTGCGCCACCAGTCGCGCAGTGCACTCGTCGTCGCGCGCTGGCTCGAGGGCCGTCCCGAGATCGAGAGCGTCGACTACAGCGGGCTGGCCTCGAGCCCGTCGCACGCTCTCGCGCAGCGCTACCTCCCGCGCGGGCAGGGCTCGGTCTTCTCGTTCACGCTGCGCGGGGGAGCGGAGGCGGCGCGCCGCTTCACCGACGCCCTCGCCCTCTTCACCCGCATGACGCACCTCGGCGACGTCCGCTCTCTGGTCCTGCACCCGGCGAGCACGACGCACACGGGTCGGACGGAGGCGGAGCGCGCTGCCGCCGGGATCGGCCCGGGCCTGCTCCGCCTGTCCATCGGCATCGAGGACGTCGAGGACCTCCTCGCCGACCTCGAGACCGGACTCCTCGCCTCCGCCTCCCCGCTCGTCCTGGCGGCGGCCTCGTGA
- a CDS encoding DUF427 domain-containing protein, producing the protein MKRVPPAEGQESVWDYPRPPRVEASSEHVVVRLGGVVVADTRASFRVLETSHPPVYYLPRSAFADGALEPAPGRSVCEFKGAASYLSVRGGGSIAESAGWTYPEPMPGFEVLQDTVAVYPGRMGSCTVDGETVQPQPGDFYGGWITSRVVGPFKGAPGTMFW; encoded by the coding sequence ATGAAGCGCGTACCGCCCGCCGAGGGCCAGGAATCCGTCTGGGACTACCCGAGGCCGCCACGGGTCGAGGCGAGCTCCGAGCACGTCGTCGTGCGGCTCGGCGGGGTGGTCGTCGCCGACACCCGCGCCTCCTTCCGGGTCCTCGAGACCAGCCACCCGCCCGTCTACTACCTGCCCCGCTCCGCGTTCGCGGACGGCGCGCTCGAGCCGGCTCCGGGGCGCAGCGTCTGCGAGTTCAAGGGCGCGGCCTCGTACCTGAGCGTCCGCGGCGGCGGATCGATCGCCGAGAGCGCGGGCTGGACCTACCCCGAGCCGATGCCCGGCTTCGAGGTGCTGCAGGACACCGTCGCCGTGTACCCGGGGCGGATGGGCTCGTGCACGGTCGACGGCGAGACGGTGCAGCCCCAGCCGGGCGACTTCTACGGAGGCTGGATCACCTCCCGCGTCGTCGGACCCTTCAAGGGCGCGCCGGGCACGATGTTCTGGTGA
- a CDS encoding DarT ssDNA thymidine ADP-ribosyltransferase family protein, whose amino-acid sequence MPTECIHGLDIALCDVCSPAKAPEPAAGRTRTPARVPGTSRAATARAAARGTAREKPLPKVDIAAQRIYHVTHIDNLAAIVAAGAILADEHLPERPAMDVSAETTREHRRAVQVRDGASVAGFVPFFLSPDAALWADLRGERVLPHWSPRAHDTTASQYVVLVGSLASAPVLSDGDASHVLTRFTEGDALVRTFARLLVDEPALRSAEALVPERFPLEEIAVVGVPSVTTRNKVKALFEGSSASPRVAVYPPWFHPVAVEEE is encoded by the coding sequence GTGCCCACCGAATGCATCCACGGCCTCGACATCGCGCTCTGCGACGTCTGCTCCCCCGCCAAGGCTCCCGAGCCCGCGGCCGGGCGCACGCGCACCCCGGCGCGCGTCCCCGGGACCTCCCGCGCGGCCACCGCGCGAGCGGCGGCGCGAGGAACGGCCCGCGAGAAGCCCCTGCCCAAGGTCGACATCGCCGCCCAGCGGATCTACCACGTCACGCACATCGACAACCTCGCCGCGATCGTGGCGGCCGGAGCGATCCTGGCCGACGAGCACCTCCCCGAGCGTCCCGCCATGGACGTCAGCGCGGAGACCACGCGCGAGCACCGCCGCGCCGTCCAGGTCCGCGACGGAGCGAGCGTCGCCGGCTTCGTCCCCTTCTTCCTCTCGCCCGACGCGGCCCTCTGGGCCGATCTCCGCGGTGAGCGGGTGCTGCCGCACTGGTCGCCCCGCGCCCACGACACGACGGCGTCGCAGTACGTCGTCCTCGTCGGATCGCTGGCCTCGGCACCGGTCCTGAGCGACGGCGACGCGTCCCACGTCCTGACCCGCTTCACGGAGGGCGACGCCCTCGTCCGCACCTTCGCCCGCCTGCTCGTCGACGAGCCCGCGCTGCGCAGCGCGGAGGCACTCGTGCCGGAGCGGTTCCCGCTCGAGGAGATCGCCGTGGTCGGCGTGCCCTCGGTCACCACCCGCAACAAGGTGAAGGCGCTCTTCGAGGGCAGCTCCGCCTCACCGCGCGTCGCGGTCTACCCGCCCTGGTTCCACCCGGTCGCGGTCGAGGAGGAGTGA
- a CDS encoding adenylate kinase codes for MRVIMMGPPGVGKGTQAAILAGTLGVPAISTGELFRAHVADGTDLGRRLRTIVEAGRYVPDEITNALVAERLDESDAQDGFILDGYPRTLAQVAELDRMLRERDVELARAVLLVADTEVVVDRLLSRAVQQKRADDDAEVIRHRISVYEQETAPLEQVYAEAGILVRVDGSAGQDEVARRVAAACRSE; via the coding sequence ATGCGCGTCATCATGATGGGACCGCCCGGCGTGGGCAAGGGCACCCAGGCGGCGATCCTGGCCGGGACGCTCGGCGTTCCGGCGATCTCGACCGGCGAGCTCTTCCGCGCCCACGTGGCCGATGGCACGGACCTCGGACGGCGCCTGCGCACGATCGTGGAGGCGGGCCGCTACGTCCCCGACGAGATCACGAACGCGCTCGTCGCGGAGCGGCTCGACGAATCGGACGCGCAGGACGGCTTCATCCTCGACGGGTACCCGCGGACGCTCGCGCAGGTCGCGGAGCTCGACCGGATGCTCCGGGAGCGCGACGTGGAACTGGCGCGGGCGGTCCTGCTCGTGGCGGACACGGAGGTGGTGGTGGACCGGCTGCTCTCGCGCGCGGTGCAGCAGAAGAGAGCCGACGACGACGCCGAGGTGATCCGTCACCGGATCTCGGTGTACGAGCAGGAGACCGCTCCGCTCGAGCAGGTCTACGCCGAGGCGGGGATCCTCGTCCGCGTCGACGGCAGCGCCGGACAGGACGAGGTCGCCCGACGGGTGGCCGCGGCGTGCCGGTCGGAGTGA
- a CDS encoding CarD family transcriptional regulator produces MTFEVGETLVYPHHGAVTITGLEKRSVKGVEKTFMTMNVHTSELTITLPVENAELVGVREIIDDAGVQAVYDVLRSDVAEEASNWSRRFKANQEKMASGSVYRVSEVVRDLWRREQAGGVSAGEKRMLLKARQILVSELSLALKGSDEEASAKLDEVLASAI; encoded by the coding sequence ATGACATTCGAGGTCGGCGAGACCCTGGTCTACCCGCACCACGGAGCGGTGACGATCACCGGGCTCGAGAAGCGCTCGGTCAAGGGCGTCGAGAAGACGTTCATGACCATGAACGTGCACACCAGCGAGCTCACGATCACCCTGCCCGTCGAGAACGCCGAGCTGGTCGGCGTGCGCGAGATCATCGACGACGCCGGAGTCCAGGCGGTCTACGACGTCCTGCGCAGCGACGTCGCGGAGGAGGCCAGCAACTGGTCCCGCCGCTTCAAGGCCAACCAGGAGAAGATGGCCAGCGGCAGCGTGTACCGCGTCAGCGAGGTCGTCCGCGACCTGTGGCGCCGCGAGCAGGCCGGCGGAGTGTCGGCCGGCGAGAAGCGCATGCTGCTGAAGGCGCGTCAGATCCTGGTCTCGGAGCTGTCGCTCGCGCTCAAGGGCTCCGACGAGGAGGCCTCGGCCAAGCTCGACGAGGTCCTCGCCTCGGCGATCTGA
- a CDS encoding TetR/AcrR family transcriptional regulator: protein MTSARVASLHGAGAPHGPASADPRARRTRRRVFDAVERLVMHDGEQRTEGIAVSDIVREAGISRSSFYAHFEDAAAVASALLREDLVVAEVAEGDAEDRTGATALRRGYARLVERLVDRHAFHARLRARASARVASDDAVLDTVLGLHREVLARAGVPASVDPELTATFAAGGVLAVVGAWLAGSIDGTDEELVEQLVALLPPWLADAPLGTPIPPTTGPTMKGTT from the coding sequence ATGACTTCCGCTCGCGTCGCCTCCCTGCACGGAGCGGGCGCACCCCACGGCCCCGCGTCGGCCGATCCCCGGGCCCGCCGGACGCGTCGCCGCGTCTTCGATGCGGTCGAGCGGCTCGTGATGCACGACGGCGAGCAGCGGACCGAGGGCATCGCCGTCAGCGACATCGTCCGCGAGGCCGGCATCAGCCGCAGCTCCTTCTACGCGCACTTCGAGGACGCGGCCGCGGTCGCCTCCGCTCTGCTGCGCGAGGACCTTGTCGTCGCCGAGGTCGCCGAGGGGGACGCGGAGGACCGCACCGGAGCCACCGCGCTGCGGCGCGGCTACGCGCGGCTCGTCGAGCGCCTCGTCGACCGGCACGCCTTCCACGCCCGGCTCCGCGCCCGCGCGTCGGCCCGCGTCGCCTCGGACGACGCCGTGCTCGACACAGTGCTGGGCCTGCACCGCGAGGTCCTGGCCCGTGCCGGCGTCCCCGCATCCGTCGACCCGGAGCTCACCGCGACCTTCGCCGCGGGCGGCGTCCTCGCCGTCGTCGGAGCCTGGCTCGCCGGCTCGATCGACGGCACTGACGAGGAGCTGGTCGAGCAGCTCGTCGCCCTCCTTCCTCCGTGGCTGGCCGATGCGCCGCTCGGAACCCCGATTCCTCCCACCACAGGCCCCACGATGAAAGGCACGACATGA
- a CDS encoding oxygenase MpaB family protein has translation MSRRRPRPRPDWVVALEQGEGPGLFGPGSAVWAVNGAMPTMIAGVRALLMQTLHAGAMAGVHDHSTYREDPMGRLDNTVRWVLTTSFGDRAAATGAARWVTGVHERITGTYEDAAGAERPYSAQDPHLLLWVHDAFTDAFLSTHEIWGRPIPGGPDAYVREWAESGRLLGVPNPPESVAELREQLVGFAAELKPDERVREAVGFLRDIRLPGEAGVVYPLLFAGAVASLRPEVRRLLGLRRPWWPAITANRLLMRGLEIYLGRLSPSERAARTRLGRLEEAHRR, from the coding sequence ATGAGCCGCCGCCGCCCCCGTCCCCGCCCCGACTGGGTCGTCGCACTCGAGCAGGGCGAGGGCCCGGGACTCTTCGGTCCCGGCAGTGCGGTGTGGGCGGTCAACGGAGCGATGCCGACGATGATCGCCGGTGTCAGGGCGCTCCTGATGCAGACCCTGCACGCGGGCGCGATGGCCGGGGTCCACGACCATTCGACGTATCGCGAGGATCCGATGGGGCGTCTGGACAACACCGTCCGCTGGGTGCTGACGACGAGCTTCGGCGACCGCGCGGCCGCCACCGGGGCCGCCCGCTGGGTGACCGGCGTGCACGAGCGGATCACCGGGACCTACGAGGACGCGGCCGGCGCCGAGCGCCCCTACTCGGCGCAGGATCCGCACCTGCTGCTCTGGGTGCACGACGCCTTCACCGACGCCTTCCTCAGTACCCACGAGATCTGGGGTCGTCCGATTCCGGGCGGTCCCGACGCCTACGTCCGCGAGTGGGCGGAGTCGGGCCGCCTGCTCGGAGTGCCGAACCCGCCCGAGAGCGTCGCCGAGCTCCGGGAGCAGCTCGTGGGCTTCGCGGCGGAGCTCAAGCCGGACGAGCGGGTCCGCGAGGCGGTCGGGTTCCTCCGCGACATCCGCCTCCCCGGCGAGGCCGGCGTCGTCTACCCGCTGCTCTTCGCCGGTGCCGTCGCCTCCCTCCGTCCGGAGGTCCGCCGGCTGCTCGGGCTCCGCCGCCCCTGGTGGCCGGCGATCACGGCCAACCGGCTCCTGATGCGGGGCCTGGAGATTTATCTCGGTCGCCTCTCGCCCAGCGAGCGCGCGGCGAGGACGCGACTCGGCCGACTCGAGGAGGCGCACCGCCGCTGA
- a CDS encoding DEAD/DEAH box helicase, with protein sequence MPPEPLPSAWRARLGELSGSEERPDVVAGPLTPIGLQFELRRLVRRADDPWRAPTSERVGAKDYDPAARDDHRLATRPVVPGRGGAWNRSTLTWKSLNFQTHRLSLDPAHQRWFAEFAALHRATRTVHLGQDPDWIHLDDYESPLLWRLLEQAPALGIPLLAPDRSAVRLGPAAHVALLATDRSGALELRPVLRLGEEDRQLDEVRPVARHGVYLVEGGDPSALLLAPAAAALEDEELRLLRHPEATSVPAEDVDEFLHDHLPALRGRVAVRPSGPGVEIDEPEPPRLVCTVSFEPRRAVRVSWRWRRSADRSSEIDGEGTGFLEAAILRRATATLADVGSPVVPDLAAGALLRGADAAVFVVEHLPRLEEVGGVRVEREGVPPDYRLLNGDLTLTVTAVDTADADWFDLAVVVRIGDVSVPFLPLFRALSAGGDRIRLVDHSYLSLAHPGLDRLRELLNRADQLDEWETGPRLGRHQTALWEELEELADDSVASDAWRQVLQQALAAGVPGDVAAPEGLRAELRPYQQEGYSWLAHRRRHGLGGILADDMGLGKTLQALAMMLEAVEQARASGERCAPFLVVAPTSVVPGWASEAARFAPGLRVHTVSSARTGVAGIPDDADLVVTSYAVLRLAAEEWAARSWSALVLDEAQFVKNPASQTHRAARSLGAPIVLALTGTPLENSLDELWAILALTAPGLLPPLRRFQEEYTRPIQHAEAPLGIASPDLSEGRTVSQEEGARRRLERLRRRVRPFLLRRTKEAVAPELPEKQEQTIEVTLAPAHRVLYDGYLQRERRKLLGLVEDLDRQRFTVFRSLTLLRMLALDASLVDPSYRHVPSAKLDALVEQLDDVLAEGRRALVFSTFTTYLERAAERLRARGVPFVQLDGSTRDRAGVVESFRSGDAPVFLISLKAGGTGLTLTEADHVFILDPWWNPAAEAQAVDRAHRIGQQRRVNVYRLVALDTIEEKIVRLKERKARLGAAVLDDGELFSQALTADDVRELLAE encoded by the coding sequence GTGCCTCCCGAACCGCTCCCGTCCGCCTGGCGCGCCCGTCTCGGCGAGCTCAGCGGCTCGGAGGAGCGGCCGGACGTCGTGGCCGGGCCGCTCACTCCCATCGGGCTGCAGTTCGAGCTGCGCCGTCTCGTGCGACGCGCCGACGATCCGTGGCGGGCGCCGACGAGCGAGCGCGTCGGCGCGAAGGACTACGACCCCGCCGCCCGCGACGACCACCGGCTCGCCACGCGGCCCGTCGTCCCGGGGCGCGGCGGGGCCTGGAACCGCTCGACGCTCACCTGGAAGTCGCTGAACTTCCAGACGCACCGCCTCTCGCTCGATCCGGCCCACCAGCGCTGGTTCGCGGAGTTCGCCGCCCTGCACCGCGCGACGCGGACCGTGCACCTCGGGCAGGACCCCGACTGGATCCACCTCGACGACTACGAGAGCCCACTGCTCTGGCGCCTGCTCGAGCAGGCCCCCGCCCTCGGGATCCCCCTCCTGGCGCCGGACCGCAGCGCGGTGCGCCTGGGTCCGGCGGCGCACGTCGCACTCCTCGCGACCGACCGGTCCGGAGCGCTCGAGCTGCGACCGGTCCTCCGCCTCGGCGAGGAGGACCGGCAGCTCGACGAGGTCCGCCCGGTCGCGCGCCACGGCGTCTACCTCGTCGAGGGCGGGGATCCGTCCGCACTGCTCCTCGCGCCGGCCGCGGCAGCGCTGGAGGACGAGGAGCTGCGTCTGCTCCGCCATCCGGAGGCGACGAGCGTGCCCGCAGAGGACGTCGACGAGTTCCTCCACGACCACCTCCCCGCCCTGCGCGGGCGGGTCGCCGTCCGGCCGAGCGGACCGGGCGTCGAGATCGACGAGCCGGAGCCGCCGAGGCTGGTCTGCACAGTGTCCTTCGAGCCCCGCCGCGCAGTGCGGGTGAGCTGGCGCTGGCGGCGCAGCGCCGATCGCTCGAGCGAGATCGACGGCGAGGGCACGGGGTTCCTCGAGGCGGCGATCCTGCGCCGCGCGACCGCCACGCTCGCGGATGTCGGGTCCCCCGTCGTCCCCGATCTCGCGGCCGGTGCCCTCCTGCGCGGAGCGGACGCCGCGGTGTTCGTCGTCGAACACCTGCCGCGTCTCGAGGAGGTCGGCGGGGTGCGGGTGGAGCGCGAGGGCGTCCCGCCAGACTACCGGCTCCTAAACGGCGATCTCACCCTCACGGTGACCGCCGTCGACACCGCGGACGCCGACTGGTTCGACCTGGCCGTCGTCGTCAGGATCGGCGACGTGAGCGTGCCCTTCCTCCCACTGTTCCGCGCGCTCTCGGCCGGGGGCGACCGCATCCGGCTCGTCGACCACTCCTACCTCTCGCTCGCCCATCCGGGGCTCGATCGACTGCGCGAGCTGCTGAACCGCGCCGATCAGCTCGACGAGTGGGAGACGGGTCCGCGGCTCGGCCGGCACCAGACGGCGCTGTGGGAGGAGCTGGAGGAGCTCGCCGACGACAGCGTCGCCTCGGACGCGTGGCGGCAGGTCCTGCAGCAGGCGCTGGCCGCCGGGGTTCCGGGAGACGTCGCCGCTCCGGAGGGCCTCCGCGCCGAGCTCCGGCCCTACCAGCAGGAGGGGTACTCGTGGCTCGCCCACCGCCGACGGCACGGTCTCGGCGGGATCCTCGCCGACGACATGGGGCTCGGCAAGACCCTGCAGGCCCTCGCGATGATGCTGGAGGCGGTCGAGCAGGCGCGCGCGTCGGGGGAGCGGTGCGCGCCGTTCCTCGTGGTCGCTCCGACCTCGGTGGTGCCCGGCTGGGCCTCCGAGGCGGCGCGCTTCGCCCCCGGGCTGCGGGTGCACACGGTGTCGAGCGCGCGGACCGGGGTCGCGGGGATACCGGACGATGCCGATCTCGTCGTCACGAGCTACGCCGTCCTGCGCCTGGCCGCGGAGGAGTGGGCTGCTCGGAGCTGGTCCGCCCTGGTCCTCGACGAGGCCCAGTTCGTCAAGAACCCCGCCTCGCAGACCCACCGGGCGGCTCGCTCGCTCGGCGCGCCGATCGTGCTCGCGCTGACCGGCACTCCGCTCGAGAACTCGCTCGACGAGCTCTGGGCGATCCTCGCGCTGACGGCGCCCGGCCTCCTGCCCCCGCTGCGCCGGTTCCAGGAGGAGTACACGCGGCCGATCCAGCACGCGGAAGCGCCGCTGGGCATCGCGTCGCCCGACCTGTCCGAGGGGCGGACCGTCTCGCAGGAGGAGGGAGCCCGCCGCCGGCTCGAGCGCCTCCGCCGACGCGTGCGCCCGTTCCTCCTGCGCCGGACGAAGGAGGCGGTCGCGCCCGAGCTGCCCGAGAAGCAGGAGCAGACGATCGAGGTGACCCTCGCTCCCGCGCACCGCGTGCTCTACGACGGCTATCTGCAGCGCGAGCGGAGGAAGCTGCTGGGCCTGGTCGAGGACCTCGACCGGCAGCGGTTCACCGTCTTCCGCTCGCTCACCCTCCTGCGGATGCTGGCGCTCGACGCCTCCCTGGTCGATCCCTCCTACCGGCACGTGCCCTCGGCCAAGCTCGACGCTCTGGTGGAGCAGCTCGACGACGTGCTGGCCGAGGGACGGCGCGCGCTCGTCTTCAGCACGTTCACCACGTACCTGGAGCGGGCGGCGGAGCGACTGCGGGCGCGCGGGGTCCCGTTCGTGCAGCTCGACGGATCGACGCGCGACCGGGCGGGAGTCGTCGAGTCCTTCCGCTCCGGCGACGCGCCGGTGTTCCTCATCAGCCTGAAGGCGGGCGGCACCGGCCTCACCCTCACGGAGGCGGACCACGTCTTCATCCTCGACCCCTGGTGGAACCCGGCGGCCGAGGCCCAGGCCGTCGACCGGGCGCACCGCATCGGGCAGCAGCGCCGGGTCAACGTCTACCGTCTGGTCGCCCTCGACACGATCGAGGAGAAGATCGTGCGGCTGAAGGAGCGCAAGGCCCGCCTCGGCGCCGCCGTCCTGGACGACGGGGAGCTGTTCTCGCAGGCGCTGACGGCCGACGACGTACGCGAGCTGCTGGCCGAGTAG
- a CDS encoding aldose 1-epimerase family protein yields MTTSDSPTPVRLEIGSDELRVSVTTAGAELTSLRDAGGLEYLWQAGPEWRRHAPVLFPIIGRLPDDTLHHDGVSYPMGQHGFARDRAFELAGASGDEAVFRLRSDTATREVFPFDWTLLVAYAVTGSTLRITQTVENRGTGPLGASVGNHPAFALPLPGGNGEHRIRFAEEEPEGFRRAPGNLLAEPRFPSPLVDGALVVDDAWFEKDAVIFDTPKRRVMTLEADGARSITVDAGDFDVVGIWKPVGAPFVCIEPWRSIPTPAGWDGDIVDKPGQFVLAPGEQRAFSYSIALS; encoded by the coding sequence ATGACCACGAGCGACTCCCCCACCCCTGTCCGCCTCGAGATCGGGAGCGATGAGCTCCGCGTCTCCGTCACCACGGCCGGAGCCGAGCTCACGTCGCTCCGCGATGCCGGAGGACTCGAGTACCTCTGGCAGGCGGGCCCGGAGTGGCGGCGGCACGCGCCCGTCCTGTTCCCGATCATCGGCCGCCTGCCCGACGACACCCTCCACCACGACGGCGTCTCCTACCCGATGGGGCAGCACGGCTTCGCGCGCGATCGGGCGTTCGAGCTCGCGGGCGCCTCGGGCGACGAGGCCGTGTTCCGGCTCCGCAGCGACACTGCGACCCGCGAGGTCTTCCCGTTCGACTGGACCCTGCTCGTCGCGTACGCCGTGACCGGATCGACGCTGCGGATCACGCAGACCGTCGAGAACCGCGGAACCGGGCCGCTGGGCGCGTCGGTGGGCAACCACCCGGCGTTCGCGCTGCCGCTCCCCGGCGGGAACGGCGAGCACCGCATCCGCTTCGCCGAGGAGGAGCCGGAGGGCTTCCGCCGCGCGCCGGGGAACCTGCTCGCCGAGCCGCGCTTCCCCTCACCGCTCGTCGACGGCGCCCTCGTCGTCGACGACGCCTGGTTCGAGAAGGACGCGGTGATCTTCGACACTCCGAAGCGCCGCGTGATGACCCTCGAGGCCGACGGAGCCCGCTCGATCACCGTCGACGCGGGCGACTTCGACGTCGTCGGCATCTGGAAGCCGGTCGGCGCCCCGTTCGTCTGCATCGAGCCCTGGCGCAGCATCCCCACGCCGGCGGGCTGGGACGGCGACATCGTCGACAAGCCCGGGCAGTTCGTGCTGGCACCGGGCGAGCAGCGGGCCTTCTCCTACAGTATCGCACTCAGCTGA
- a CDS encoding exopolyphosphatase, with protein sequence MRLGVLDIGSNTVHLLLVDAHPGARPVPYRSHKRSLALVAYLDAAGDITEEGQRELISFVTEARDVAREHRAEDVLAFATSAIREAGNGAEVLARVREETGVHLQELGGEAEASATFLAVRRWFGWGAGSILDLDIGGGSFELSMGVDEVPELAVSVPLGAGRVTRDLLQGDPPSAVSVKAARRHARDLLADPARAFLALGRPDLVAGTSKTFRSLARITGAAPSAAGPLVRRELHLVDLRLWSSRLAAISAADRSALPGVSSLRAPQLLAGALVAEAAMDALGVEKLVICPWATREGLIIRRFELLDAQLQREDLQLSAIL encoded by the coding sequence ATGCGACTCGGCGTGCTCGACATCGGCTCCAACACGGTCCACCTGCTCCTCGTCGACGCTCATCCCGGAGCCCGCCCCGTCCCGTACCGCTCGCACAAGCGCAGCCTCGCGCTGGTCGCGTACCTGGACGCCGCAGGGGACATCACTGAGGAGGGGCAGCGCGAGCTGATCTCGTTCGTGACGGAGGCGCGCGACGTCGCTCGCGAGCACCGCGCGGAGGACGTCCTCGCCTTCGCGACCTCGGCGATCCGAGAGGCGGGCAACGGCGCCGAGGTGCTCGCCCGCGTCCGCGAGGAGACCGGCGTGCACCTCCAGGAGCTCGGCGGAGAGGCCGAGGCGTCCGCCACCTTCCTGGCCGTCCGTCGCTGGTTCGGCTGGGGCGCCGGCTCGATCCTCGATCTCGACATCGGCGGCGGCTCGTTCGAGCTGTCGATGGGCGTCGACGAGGTGCCGGAGCTGGCCGTCTCGGTGCCGCTGGGTGCGGGGCGGGTGACGCGCGACCTGCTGCAGGGCGATCCTCCGTCGGCCGTGAGCGTCAAGGCCGCACGACGGCACGCGCGCGACCTGCTCGCCGATCCCGCCCGCGCGTTCCTCGCGCTGGGCCGTCCCGATCTGGTCGCCGGCACCTCGAAGACGTTCCGCTCGCTCGCGCGCATCACCGGCGCCGCTCCGAGCGCCGCGGGCCCCCTGGTGCGCCGCGAGCTGCACCTCGTCGACCTCCGGCTCTGGAGCTCGCGACTGGCGGCGATCAGCGCGGCCGACCGCTCCGCGCTGCCCGGCGTCTCCTCCCTCCGCGCGCCGCAGCTGCTCGCCGGCGCCCTGGTCGCCGAGGCGGCCATGGACGCGCTCGGCGTCGAGAAGCTCGTGATCTGCCCGTGGGCCACCCGCGAGGGGCTGATCATCCGCCGCTTCGAGCTCCTCGACGCGCAGCTGCAGCGCGAGGACCTTCAGCTGAGTGCGATACTGTAG